In one Zobellia galactanivorans genomic region, the following are encoded:
- a CDS encoding ROK family transcriptional regulator, translating to MKKEYSKMDVSLLHLANKKVVLRLIKDHDEISRSVLAKKSGLTPPSITRIVDELITKDQLVKSLGVGDSSGGRPPLIVKFKNQNNLIIGIDLGATYIRGCLVDLNANFISEIQVPTELEKGFYSIIDKMIKVVNKLKARKEPDAKIWGVGIGVAGLVNSETGIIESSPDFQWSHIDLRKELEDQMDLPFFYDNSTRLMALGELKMGLKSHQKNFAVINIGYGIASGLVVEGNLLKGYSGFAGEFGHISVDTDSEVQCKCGMYGCLEALASGRRIASLGKLALANGSSGLLEKLSMGKEELITAELVAKAAKKGDEASLKIYEEVAEYLCKGIGTIANLLNPETVYVGGGVSLSGDLLFDLIEKKKGKYLLPASSNVAIRPSTFGDQATSIGAVSLILEKVLNLELSSLEEG from the coding sequence ATGAAAAAGGAATATTCAAAAATGGATGTAAGTCTCTTACATCTTGCAAATAAAAAAGTGGTCTTGCGCCTTATAAAGGATCACGATGAAATTAGTCGTTCCGTTTTGGCCAAAAAATCGGGATTGACGCCTCCGTCCATTACGCGTATAGTAGATGAGTTGATTACCAAGGACCAATTGGTGAAAAGCTTAGGGGTAGGGGATTCCAGTGGGGGGCGCCCCCCGCTGATCGTTAAATTCAAAAACCAAAACAACCTTATTATCGGTATAGATTTGGGAGCCACTTATATTAGGGGATGTCTGGTCGATTTGAACGCCAATTTTATTTCTGAAATCCAGGTGCCTACCGAGCTGGAAAAAGGGTTTTACAGCATCATCGATAAGATGATAAAGGTGGTTAATAAGCTTAAGGCCCGTAAAGAACCCGATGCCAAAATCTGGGGTGTTGGAATAGGGGTGGCCGGTCTGGTCAATAGCGAGACGGGTATAATAGAATCTTCCCCTGATTTTCAATGGTCTCATATCGACCTAAGAAAAGAGCTGGAAGACCAAATGGATCTGCCTTTCTTTTATGATAATTCCACCCGCCTTATGGCCTTGGGTGAATTGAAAATGGGACTAAAGAGCCATCAAAAGAATTTTGCGGTAATCAATATTGGGTACGGAATTGCTTCCGGTCTAGTAGTAGAGGGCAACCTGTTAAAGGGTTACTCGGGTTTTGCTGGTGAGTTTGGACATATTTCCGTAGATACGGATAGCGAGGTACAGTGTAAATGTGGGATGTACGGTTGCTTGGAAGCATTGGCCTCGGGTCGGAGAATAGCTAGTTTGGGTAAGCTTGCCTTGGCCAATGGGAGTTCTGGGCTCTTGGAAAAACTGAGCATGGGCAAGGAAGAATTGATAACGGCCGAGCTCGTGGCAAAGGCCGCGAAAAAAGGAGATGAAGCTTCCTTGAAAATATACGAAGAGGTTGCCGAGTACCTCTGCAAGGGTATCGGTACCATAGCGAACCTGTTGAATCCGGAAACGGTGTATGTAGGAGGTGGGGTTTCGTTGAGCGGCGACCTGTTGTTTGATCTTATAGAGAAAAAAAAGGGCAAATATTTATTGCCCGCCAGTTCAAATGTAGCGATAAGGCCTTCTACTTTTGGAGACCAGGCAACTTCGATAGGGGCGGTATCCTTAATATTGGAAAAGGTGCTGAACCTAGAATTATCCTCTTTGGAGGAGGGGTAA
- a CDS encoding arylsulfatase: protein MRKRNSNYIVTAVLAVIFFSCKNESNTPKDIVAAKRPNVILIMTDDQGYGDLACHGSPYVKTPALDSLYAESVRFTDFHVDPSCSPTRAAILTGNYSARAGVWHTIGGRSLLKEGMVTMPEVFASNGYETAVFGKWHLGENYPFRPQDRGFKEAIVHGGGGIGQGPDYWGNDYFDDTYKHNGKFEKYEGYCNEVWFDQAIEYIDENKENPFFCYLTTNLPHAPLHVDEKYVAPYRGEVSDRLANYYGMVDNIDENVKKLLNKIDEVGLKENTIVIFMTDNGPCPWFGGVEMDFDTGYIEEGYTAGMRGAKIWGYENAHRVPFFMRWPNGGISGGKDVDAIAAHIDIMPTLIDLCDLTTDSGLKLDGRSLAPILNKTIDKWPDERKLIVQNQRVEYPVKDKEYQVLTEEWRLVKRERNELYDIKKDPEQKHDVAHEHPEVIKRLYADYEAWWNDVSVGFDEYAKIHIGNPSEDPVGMYAHDAHSRNGKKIWVVDVEKAGTYEIRLNRWPEESGKRIVENKSGNAEVAVTDAWLKVGNIERRKKVDKDMTTVTFNVDINAGTTCIETAFHMPEEGKTLATQCMYVSYLGGLGEDDLNTYVASDPDEILKKGYEQNVIPYD, encoded by the coding sequence ATGCGCAAAAGGAATTCAAATTACATAGTGACGGCTGTTTTGGCCGTCATTTTTTTTAGCTGTAAAAACGAGAGTAATACCCCAAAAGACATAGTGGCGGCAAAAAGGCCGAATGTCATCTTGATCATGACCGATGATCAGGGGTACGGAGATTTGGCATGCCACGGTAGTCCCTACGTTAAAACCCCGGCACTCGATTCCTTGTATGCGGAGAGCGTTCGCTTTACGGACTTCCATGTGGATCCATCCTGTTCGCCTACTCGGGCGGCTATTTTAACGGGGAACTATTCGGCTAGGGCCGGAGTATGGCATACCATAGGGGGGCGATCATTGTTAAAAGAAGGTATGGTCACCATGCCCGAAGTGTTTGCTTCCAACGGTTATGAGACCGCTGTGTTCGGTAAGTGGCACTTGGGTGAGAATTACCCGTTTCGACCACAGGATAGAGGGTTTAAAGAGGCTATCGTGCATGGTGGTGGTGGCATAGGACAGGGGCCTGACTACTGGGGCAATGATTATTTCGATGACACCTATAAACACAATGGGAAGTTTGAAAAGTACGAGGGCTATTGTAATGAAGTGTGGTTCGATCAGGCAATTGAATACATAGATGAAAATAAGGAAAATCCATTTTTTTGCTATTTGACCACCAATCTGCCCCACGCTCCCCTTCATGTTGATGAAAAATACGTAGCGCCATACAGGGGCGAGGTTTCTGACCGTTTGGCCAATTATTACGGTATGGTCGATAATATTGACGAAAACGTTAAAAAATTGTTAAATAAAATTGACGAGGTAGGGCTTAAAGAGAACACGATCGTCATATTCATGACGGATAATGGCCCCTGCCCTTGGTTTGGGGGAGTGGAAATGGATTTTGATACCGGCTATATTGAAGAGGGCTATACGGCGGGTATGAGGGGAGCGAAAATATGGGGTTATGAAAATGCCCACCGTGTACCATTTTTTATGCGTTGGCCCAATGGGGGCATTTCTGGCGGTAAAGATGTCGATGCCATAGCTGCCCATATCGACATCATGCCCACATTGATTGATCTCTGTGATTTGACCACGGACAGTGGGTTGAAGCTGGATGGTCGTAGTTTGGCGCCGATCCTGAATAAGACCATTGATAAATGGCCTGATGAGCGCAAATTGATCGTGCAAAACCAACGGGTGGAATATCCGGTAAAAGATAAGGAGTACCAAGTTCTTACAGAGGAATGGCGATTAGTGAAAAGGGAAAGGAATGAGCTATATGATATTAAAAAGGATCCCGAACAGAAACACGATGTGGCCCATGAACATCCTGAGGTGATAAAAAGATTGTATGCCGATTATGAAGCTTGGTGGAACGATGTTTCCGTAGGTTTTGATGAATATGCTAAAATCCATATCGGCAACCCTAGTGAAGACCCCGTAGGGATGTACGCTCACGATGCACATAGCAGAAACGGAAAAAAGATATGGGTGGTCGATGTTGAAAAAGCGGGCACCTATGAAATACGGCTCAATCGATGGCCTGAAGAGTCGGGAAAAAGGATCGTAGAAAATAAATCGGGAAATGCGGAAGTAGCGGTTACGGATGCTTGGTTGAAGGTAGGGAATATAGAACGGCGTAAAAAGGTGGATAAAGATATGACCACCGTTACGTTTAATGTGGATATAAATGCGGGAACGACCTGTATAGAAACAGCGTTCCATATGCCGGAAGAGGGCAAGACCTTGGCGACCCAATGTATGTATGTGAGCTACCTAGGAGGGCTTGGTGAAGATGACCTGAATACCTATGTGGCTTCAGATCCAGATGAGATTTTGAAAAAGGGATACGAGCAAAACGTAATACCCTATGATTGA
- a CDS encoding sulfatase family protein: MGKLGMAIITTAGIAFLFGCNDRPQKEAVSAKVGKPNIIFVLTDDQRWDALGFAGNTIIKTPNMDKLAQSGVYFKNALVTTPICAASRATILTGLYERTHDFNFGKPKLNNGYMLESYPYLLKKAGYRTGLIGKFGVKVNEGIEDSLFDVSIKTFWPYLREVDGKQVHLADMNGNHAIDFIKESKDQPFCLSLSFWSPHADDGAKEQYFWPAYVDSLYVSDHIPVPDTADPKFFEALPEFMKKSMNRKRWYWRYDTPEKFQEMVKGYYRMISGVDSVLGRIRATLEKEGLADNTIIVLMGDNGYYLGERGFAGKWLMHEQSLRVPLVIYDPRQPENLRGKTFDEMVLNLDIAPTLLDYADVGIPESYQGKTLKGFTDGDVEDWRTSAFFEHQREGESLLPKTESFRDETYKFIRYEGAPDFIEFYNFREDVSEVHNLALDPDYAELVELYAKKCDSVIQGLMADRIVGK, translated from the coding sequence ATGGGGAAATTGGGCATGGCAATAATAACTACGGCAGGAATCGCCTTTTTGTTCGGATGTAACGACCGTCCTCAAAAGGAAGCTGTTAGTGCAAAGGTAGGGAAGCCCAATATCATATTTGTTCTTACGGATGACCAGCGATGGGATGCTTTGGGGTTTGCGGGCAATACTATTATAAAAACCCCGAACATGGATAAATTGGCCCAATCTGGAGTTTATTTTAAGAACGCCTTGGTAACTACCCCCATTTGCGCCGCCAGTCGCGCTACCATACTTACGGGACTTTATGAGAGAACCCACGACTTCAATTTCGGGAAACCGAAATTGAATAATGGCTATATGTTAGAGAGTTATCCCTACCTTCTTAAAAAGGCAGGGTATAGAACGGGACTTATCGGTAAGTTTGGGGTGAAGGTCAATGAGGGGATTGAAGATTCTTTGTTCGATGTCAGTATCAAAACCTTTTGGCCGTATTTAAGGGAAGTAGATGGAAAGCAAGTCCATTTGGCCGATATGAACGGGAATCATGCCATCGATTTTATTAAGGAAAGCAAAGACCAGCCGTTTTGCTTATCCCTTTCCTTTTGGTCTCCCCATGCTGATGATGGCGCCAAGGAACAATACTTCTGGCCAGCATATGTAGATAGTCTGTATGTGTCGGACCATATTCCCGTTCCCGATACGGCCGACCCGAAATTCTTTGAGGCCTTGCCGGAGTTCATGAAGAAATCAATGAACAGAAAGCGATGGTATTGGCGATATGATACCCCCGAAAAATTCCAGGAAATGGTCAAGGGCTATTATCGTATGATCAGTGGCGTCGATAGTGTTCTTGGTAGAATTAGGGCTACGCTCGAAAAGGAAGGTTTGGCCGATAATACCATTATCGTGCTGATGGGAGACAACGGATACTATTTGGGAGAACGTGGTTTTGCGGGTAAGTGGCTTATGCATGAACAATCCTTGCGCGTGCCCTTGGTGATTTATGATCCGAGACAACCCGAAAACCTTCGGGGGAAAACCTTTGATGAGATGGTTTTGAACTTGGATATCGCACCAACCTTATTAGATTACGCCGATGTGGGCATACCGGAAAGCTACCAAGGGAAAACGCTAAAAGGTTTTACCGATGGAGATGTCGAAGATTGGAGGACTTCAGCTTTTTTCGAGCATCAAAGGGAAGGGGAGTCCTTATTGCCCAAAACCGAAAGCTTTAGGGATGAGACCTATAAATTCATCCGCTATGAAGGCGCGCCCGATTTTATAGAGTTTTACAATTTTAGGGAAGATGTGAGCGAGGTGCATAACTTGGCCTTGGATCCTGATTACGCAGAACTAGTGGAACTGTATGCTAAAAAATGTGATTCGGTTATTCAGGGCTTGATGGCAGATCGTATCGTAGGGAAGTAA
- a CDS encoding M64 family metallopeptidase, whose protein sequence is MMKGLFSTIIFIVGFVSLAYTQSSEDGKWNDEAIDKLIAESELIPIQITGDKDNRINIVIMNQWTAADEAPYNSPDMRGEFVKDIEESMVAALTYGDERAQTAYASYKEFFNVYGLWAPSVPEWKKGIDRETVDAIRDKLFLPWKNEHRGWVTFLVMPNRDKGGGGAARNLEERVGTAVIAGNGIGKMLHEISHTCMSLGDEYTTAATGTGAFPTYAADLNYEREKIKWRKWIDPETPLPTPYEEEYIDKVGAFEGNQYHLVDYYRSTAQGCIMGAGVFDNTEEMCPVCNQRVSMRVYDLVDPVNGFSPSETSIEIEGVQKMHFSVDHIVPEPNTQVARWFLNGKLIAEGVDGIDVELGKIARYELVCSISDETEYIRPDPPFSRFPKFEVRWEISSKSAPTKASPLVVKLSKTPVSGEKTVWNITSDISGGVPPYSYQWSDGTTGPTLKDSGLGIYELTVTDSEYRTATSGIDIYAGGLASKTKKSKSKKRKKKNEISVGCNIKASDIGKANGMLAISPSGGKAPYTVLWKKGKYQYGSPWVYESENATITDAEYTVKHLFSASNNTYVDLKGNEGSVSWEVKVANSGIYPVDIIYAGIFMKGSSAKLMVNGVEEKESVHFNQTRPLYTGWDVATAKVFLKEGINTVKLFSNGESLPNLDYLRVPTRVEAISVSGNERIGLAPGTYEYVVMDSESNTVEGVVVLPETYPFKISDISVENTSEGTVGIASPVNGYTYKWYAKDAPQVKLEHYEKPLGVGNTFRVPHKGTFYVAAYNEATNAESSNRIGFAVGDIADRREVRITPEELGEDAIKLWFDSSDIDGNGKPDEENPDRGPVKSWEDKSIRNGYELFMKYEPNALNGKGVAAFDHVWVSIMKEEVKEYQTIVLVYKEGSVSFPGTSLFRGLNAFIGRSSDVKKSLFDLDAVDDRTKKGQVFLNGKKVDPFTTPNPMEFCILTVELASPSDVPLARTEGLWEGAIAEMILIDRKLLDWERKGLEEYLRRKWFAMVDIKFE, encoded by the coding sequence ATGATGAAAGGTTTATTCAGCACTATTATTTTTATTGTCGGTTTTGTGTCACTTGCCTATACGCAATCTAGTGAGGACGGTAAATGGAATGACGAAGCTATAGATAAGCTCATTGCCGAATCTGAGTTGATTCCTATACAGATTACAGGGGACAAGGATAATAGGATCAATATTGTTATTATGAACCAATGGACTGCTGCCGATGAAGCTCCTTATAATAGTCCTGATATGAGAGGCGAATTCGTAAAGGATATTGAGGAATCTATGGTAGCTGCCTTGACCTACGGCGATGAAAGGGCGCAAACCGCCTATGCCAGTTACAAAGAATTTTTTAATGTCTACGGATTGTGGGCGCCTTCTGTTCCCGAGTGGAAAAAGGGTATCGATAGGGAAACCGTAGATGCCATTCGTGACAAGTTATTTCTACCTTGGAAAAATGAGCACAGGGGCTGGGTGACCTTTCTAGTTATGCCTAACAGGGACAAGGGGGGCGGTGGCGCGGCAAGAAACCTTGAAGAAAGGGTTGGTACGGCCGTGATTGCCGGGAATGGCATAGGGAAAATGTTACATGAGATCTCACATACCTGTATGAGTTTGGGGGATGAATATACTACGGCCGCGACGGGCACGGGAGCTTTTCCGACCTATGCGGCCGATTTAAATTATGAAAGGGAGAAAATCAAATGGCGAAAATGGATCGACCCGGAAACGCCACTTCCCACACCCTATGAGGAAGAATATATCGATAAAGTAGGTGCTTTTGAGGGGAACCAATATCATTTGGTAGATTACTACCGGTCTACGGCCCAAGGCTGTATCATGGGGGCAGGCGTGTTCGATAATACCGAAGAAATGTGTCCTGTCTGTAACCAAAGGGTCTCTATGCGGGTCTATGATTTGGTCGATCCCGTAAATGGCTTTAGTCCTTCGGAAACCTCCATTGAAATAGAGGGTGTACAGAAAATGCATTTTTCTGTGGACCACATTGTGCCAGAGCCGAATACCCAGGTCGCCAGATGGTTTTTAAATGGGAAACTGATTGCCGAGGGGGTAGATGGGATAGACGTAGAGCTTGGGAAAATTGCCCGTTACGAGCTGGTTTGCTCTATAAGCGATGAAACGGAATATATCCGTCCTGATCCACCTTTTTCTAGATTTCCAAAGTTTGAGGTAAGGTGGGAAATCAGTTCTAAATCGGCCCCAACGAAGGCTTCACCATTGGTTGTAAAACTTTCCAAAACGCCTGTTTCTGGAGAAAAAACAGTATGGAATATTACATCGGATATTTCTGGAGGCGTGCCTCCATATAGTTATCAATGGTCTGACGGAACAACAGGGCCCACTTTGAAAGATAGTGGCCTGGGTATATACGAATTGACCGTTACCGATAGTGAGTACAGGACTGCAACGTCTGGTATCGATATTTATGCCGGTGGCCTCGCTTCAAAGACCAAGAAGTCAAAATCTAAAAAACGAAAGAAAAAAAATGAAATCAGTGTCGGGTGTAATATAAAGGCATCGGACATAGGTAAGGCTAACGGTATGCTTGCCATTAGCCCTTCGGGAGGCAAGGCTCCCTATACGGTATTGTGGAAAAAGGGAAAATACCAATACGGTTCGCCGTGGGTGTATGAGTCGGAGAACGCAACTATTACTGATGCGGAGTATACGGTCAAACATCTTTTTAGTGCCAGCAACAATACTTATGTGGACTTAAAAGGGAACGAAGGTTCGGTTTCTTGGGAAGTGAAAGTAGCCAACAGCGGGATATATCCTGTAGATATTATCTATGCGGGTATTTTTATGAAAGGCTCTTCGGCAAAGCTGATGGTCAATGGGGTCGAAGAAAAGGAATCGGTTCATTTCAATCAAACCCGGCCGCTCTATACCGGTTGGGATGTGGCCACCGCCAAAGTGTTTTTAAAGGAAGGAATAAATACGGTGAAGCTTTTCTCCAATGGGGAATCGCTTCCTAATCTCGATTATTTACGGGTCCCGACGCGTGTCGAGGCCATATCGGTTTCCGGCAACGAAAGAATCGGTCTTGCGCCTGGCACCTACGAATATGTGGTCATGGATAGTGAATCGAACACTGTCGAAGGTGTAGTCGTACTTCCCGAAACCTATCCTTTTAAAATAAGCGATATAAGTGTAGAAAATACTTCGGAGGGCACCGTAGGTATAGCTAGTCCGGTTAACGGATATACCTATAAATGGTATGCTAAAGATGCCCCACAGGTAAAGTTGGAGCACTATGAAAAGCCTTTGGGCGTCGGTAATACCTTTCGTGTGCCGCATAAGGGTACTTTTTATGTGGCCGCCTATAACGAGGCTACCAATGCGGAAAGTAGCAATAGAATTGGGTTTGCGGTAGGTGATATTGCCGATAGGAGAGAGGTGCGGATTACTCCGGAAGAATTAGGGGAGGATGCGATAAAGTTATGGTTCGATTCAAGCGATATAGACGGAAACGGCAAACCCGATGAAGAAAACCCGGATCGCGGGCCGGTCAAGAGTTGGGAAGACAAGTCCATTCGAAATGGCTACGAACTTTTTATGAAATACGAACCCAATGCCCTGAACGGAAAGGGTGTGGCGGCATTTGACCACGTGTGGGTTTCTATAATGAAAGAGGAAGTTAAAGAATACCAGACCATAGTATTGGTCTATAAAGAGGGCAGTGTTTCTTTTCCGGGAACTAGCTTGTTTAGAGGGTTGAACGCTTTTATTGGAAGGAGTAGCGATGTTAAGAAATCACTTTTCGACCTTGATGCGGTAGATGATAGAACAAAGAAGGGGCAGGTCTTTCTAAATGGAAAGAAAGTGGATCCGTTCACGACCCCCAACCCCATGGAGTTCTGCATCCTAACAGTGGAATTAGCCTCTCCTTCCGATGTTCCTTTGGCCCGTACCGAAGGCTTGTGGGAAGGGGCCATTGCCGAAATGATATTGATCGACAGAAAATTATTGGATTGGGAACGAAAAGGTCTTGAAGAATATTTGAGGCGAAAATGGTTCGCTATGGTCGATATCAAATTTGAATAA
- a CDS encoding sulfatase family protein — MSKSITSLTVLSIGLVLSAFLASCKDKTTSPETPGPPNIVYIMTDDHGYQAISAYNGGLNETPNIDRIANEGIKFTRSFVTNSICSPSRAVMLTGKFSHLNGQQINSQRFDGSQMTFPKLLQKEGYQTAMIGKWHLGSDPTGFDYWNILPGQGDYYNPDFIEMGEKSVVEGYVTSLITKFSLDWLKGRDEKKPFALLMHHKAPHRCWMPDLKYLEKYNDIKFPLPDNFYDAYDNRTAAAEQKMHIKDFDLVNDLKMYDKEGEFDTSLRKFFESQINRMNPEQRAAWDKAYDKEIAYFKEAKLTGKELMEWRYQRYLEDYLRCIASVDDSVGEILDYLEENGLAENTLVVYTSDQGFYLGEHGWFDKRFMYEESFRTPLVMKLPSRFKANASVDQLVQNIDYAPTFLDLAGVEIPADMQGKSLLPLVGENGNGEWRDALYYHYYEYPGPHSVKRHYGVRTDRYKLIHFYNNIDQWELYDLQEDPAEMNNLYGDESYTQIQAELHDKLNELRVQYKDTAAVEMAE, encoded by the coding sequence ATGTCAAAATCGATAACCTCCTTAACCGTTCTGAGTATCGGCCTTGTTCTGTCGGCCTTCCTAGCGAGTTGTAAAGACAAAACTACAAGCCCTGAAACACCGGGACCTCCGAACATTGTGTATATCATGACCGATGACCATGGGTACCAAGCGATAAGTGCGTACAATGGCGGCTTGAACGAAACCCCGAACATTGATAGAATTGCCAACGAGGGTATAAAGTTTACAAGAAGCTTCGTTACCAATTCCATATGTTCTCCGAGTAGGGCGGTAATGCTTACGGGGAAGTTCTCTCATTTAAACGGACAGCAAATCAATAGCCAACGTTTTGACGGAAGCCAGATGACCTTTCCAAAGCTATTGCAGAAGGAAGGATATCAAACGGCGATGATCGGAAAATGGCACTTGGGAAGTGATCCTACCGGTTTTGATTACTGGAACATTCTTCCAGGTCAAGGGGATTATTATAACCCCGACTTTATTGAAATGGGTGAAAAGTCGGTGGTGGAAGGATATGTAACATCGCTTATAACCAAGTTTAGCCTTGATTGGTTAAAAGGTAGGGATGAAAAGAAACCCTTTGCTCTATTGATGCACCACAAGGCGCCACATAGATGTTGGATGCCCGATCTTAAGTATTTGGAAAAATACAATGATATTAAATTCCCCCTTCCCGATAACTTTTATGATGCGTATGATAATAGGACGGCCGCTGCAGAGCAGAAGATGCACATCAAAGATTTTGATTTGGTGAACGACTTAAAAATGTATGATAAGGAAGGGGAATTCGATACCTCGCTTCGTAAGTTCTTTGAGAGTCAGATCAACCGTATGAACCCTGAACAAAGGGCCGCATGGGACAAGGCATATGATAAGGAAATTGCGTATTTCAAAGAGGCCAAGCTAACGGGCAAGGAATTGATGGAATGGCGCTACCAAAGGTATTTGGAAGATTACTTGCGCTGTATAGCCTCCGTAGATGACAGTGTGGGTGAGATATTAGATTACCTAGAGGAAAACGGATTGGCAGAAAACACCTTGGTCGTTTACACTTCTGATCAAGGTTTCTATCTAGGGGAACACGGTTGGTTCGATAAGCGGTTCATGTACGAGGAGTCTTTTAGAACGCCTTTGGTAATGAAGCTTCCATCACGATTTAAGGCAAACGCCAGTGTGGATCAATTGGTACAGAATATTGATTATGCACCAACCTTTTTAGATTTGGCAGGTGTTGAAATACCAGCGGATATGCAAGGGAAGTCATTGCTTCCATTGGTAGGGGAAAATGGCAATGGAGAATGGCGCGATGCTTTGTACTACCATTATTACGAATATCCAGGGCCACATTCCGTCAAAAGACATTATGGGGTGCGAACCGATAGGTACAAGCTTATACATTTCTATAACAATATAGACCAGTGGGAGCTCTATGATCTTCAAGAAGATCCTGCCGAAATGAATAATCTGTACGGTGATGAATCATACACCCAAATACAGGCCGAATTGCACGATAAATTAAATGAGCTTAGGGTACAGTACAAGGATACCGCAGCTGTAGAAATGGCAGAATAG
- a CDS encoding sialate O-acetylesterase, with amino-acid sequence MEITRYIHVFFLSLIGFSGLGQENQELPVKVFILGGQSNMDGTGKSEDLPEKYRSHPDEVMIWDNKKEKWVSLGTDSFSERRKFKFGPEIAFSHLMAKKFPNHTIAIVKTSGGGTKLWKHWLPGQPMYTRFLKNMDNALQNLKGQGVAYEVSGMLWMQGESDAETLEWANAYEENLKVLYKDVRKETGKKNLPIVMGRISIGLLRKTPWNFDHTEVVQAAQDKVAAEDKNVFIINTDKLETLNDNTHFNSESNIWLGEKMGKLMWKALK; translated from the coding sequence ATGGAAATCACCAGATACATACACGTATTTTTTTTATCCCTCATAGGCTTTAGCGGCCTAGGTCAGGAAAATCAAGAATTGCCCGTTAAGGTTTTTATTCTTGGGGGGCAATCGAATATGGACGGTACCGGTAAGTCTGAAGACTTGCCGGAAAAATACCGAAGCCATCCCGATGAGGTTATGATCTGGGACAATAAAAAGGAGAAGTGGGTGTCGTTGGGAACGGACTCTTTTTCGGAGCGGAGGAAGTTTAAATTTGGACCGGAAATCGCTTTTTCCCACCTAATGGCAAAGAAGTTTCCAAATCACACCATCGCTATCGTCAAGACTTCAGGGGGTGGGACCAAATTATGGAAGCATTGGTTACCTGGCCAGCCCATGTATACACGGTTCCTTAAGAACATGGACAATGCCTTGCAAAACCTGAAGGGCCAAGGAGTGGCCTATGAAGTATCCGGGATGCTCTGGATGCAAGGTGAATCTGATGCGGAGACCTTGGAGTGGGCAAATGCTTATGAAGAAAATTTAAAGGTGCTTTATAAGGATGTCCGAAAGGAAACCGGCAAGAAAAACCTGCCTATAGTCATGGGCAGAATCTCTATAGGCCTTTTGAGAAAGACCCCTTGGAACTTTGATCATACAGAAGTAGTGCAGGCGGCCCAAGATAAGGTGGCGGCAGAAGACAAAAATGTTTTTATCATAAATACGGATAAGCTTGAGACATTAAACGATAACACCCATTTTAATTCAGAGTCGAATATTTGGCTAGGTGAAAAGATGGGGAAGTTAATGTGGAAGGCCCTTAAATAG